Sequence from the Peromyscus eremicus chromosome 4, PerEre_H2_v1, whole genome shotgun sequence genome:
tttttaaattaatgtctgTGACAAAGGAATCTAAAATTATTAGAGACATATTAACATGTCTTCCATTTTGGCTTAGATATTTTTGTAATAAAGACATTTctgaatgtatttatttgtatatgcttTTATTCCCCACCTTTGATTTTTTACTAGCTCAGTAAGCTCCCATAGACATTATGCATATTAGACTattacattatttgataattaAAAGATTGACATCCAAGAATTTCAATGTTTTACAGGGCATGTGATTTAAATAAGCTTAAATATctttaatcaaagaaaaaatgACAATATTTTCTTGTAAAACCTAACAATTAttcaattttattgtttattatttcacATAATGAATATGATACTTATATAATTCCTATATATCCATCTTTCAGCTTTATTTCTTGGCAAAAATTGATTGTTAAAaagttttcaaagagaaaaataggaCATCTGCTGCATGATTTGTGGATGATTTATGGTAGGAGGTGCTTATGGGTGCAGGAGCTAAGGANNNNNNNNNNNNNNNNNNNNNNNNNNNNNNNNNNNNNNNNNNNNNNNNNNNNNNNNNNNNNNNNNNNNNNNNNNNNNNNNNNNNNNNNNNNNNNNNNNNNNNNNNNNNNNNNNNNNNNNNNNNNNNNNNNNNNNNNNNNNNNNNNNNNNNNNNNNNNNNNNNNNNNNNNNNNNNNNNNNNNNNNNNNNNNNNNNNNNNNNATCAAAAATAAGTTAAGAAAATGAGGAAGTAACTTACTCTGCCTACAGAAATCCTACCTACTAACAAATTCAATGAGAGCAGGGTTCAATGCCTTCAGTTGATTATACATATTACATTTAAACCTGTAGTAGCATGGAGGACCTCAGTTAAGCTCCATagattaggaaaataaaaaaagaagtacatTTGGGGAAGGGTTTGGATGGAGAAATTGAGTCTTGAGAGGAATAGAGAATGTATCACACACAAGTAAAAAATGTCAAAGAAcagatttaattaaaatgtttcattagACATACAACATGGACAATATAATAATTTGGTTGCTGTATTTCTATGCAAAATAATGTTCTACTAACTTTCAAAAGTAACAGAGAGATCATAATAGTCATTAACATCTAAAAGGGCAAATATAGATGTAACAGTCTATGTGAGAACTGTGGTTGCAATACAATCAGTGTACATAGTCCATTGCACTATGTTCTAAGCAATAATCTTCTCAGAGCTACAATCACATCCTTGTTCCTAAGGCTATATATCATGGGATTGAACATGGGAGTTAGAATAGTGTAAAAAAGGGAGAGGAGTTTGTCACTTACTGCAGAATGTGTTGACTTGGGCATTAAGTAAGTAATAGATGcagagccaaaaaacaaaaccaccaccaccagatgGGAAGAACATGTGGAGAAGGCTTTTGCCCGTCCTTCAGCAGTTGGCAACCTCAGGATGGTGGCAATGATTTTGCTGTATGATGTCAGAATTAGTAAAAAAGGGATTGCAGCAAGCAAGATAGCCACTACATAGACATACAGTTCATTAACAGAAGTGTCTCCACAGGCCAGCTTAAGTACAGGGGGTATGTCACAGAAGAAGTGATCTATCTGGTTAGAGTTACAGAAATGTAGAGAGAATATCTGACAGGTTTGTCCTAGCTGGAATGGCATGCCACCAAGCCAGGAGCCCACTGCCAGCTTTGTGCACTTGGCTGGGTTCATGACCAGAGGATAGTGCAGAGggttgcagatggccacatagcggtcgtAGGACATCACAGCCAGGAGAATACTTTCAGTAGCTGCCAGCATTAGGAAGAAACACATTTGTGTGgcacaggccagaagagaaatGCTTCTGTCCTGGGTCCAAATGCTATACAGAATCCTAGGTAGAGTGACTGATACATAGCAgatttccagaaaagaaaaatttgacagGAAAAAATACATGGGTTTGTGTAGTGCAGGATCAATCCTGGTTATTAAAATTATGAAGCCATTTCCAATTAGGATAATTAAGTACATTATGGAGAACATCCCAAACAGAAAGCCCTGAAGGTTGGGAAGGTCAGAGAATCCGAGGAGGAGAAACTGGGTCTCTGCGGAAGTATTGTCCTCTTCCTTGATGTCTGTGTGTTTCATCTGTGGGGATGATTCAATCAGAAGTACATTTTCTTATCCTCACTTTTACTGTATCATTCAGAAATGTTGTTGTATTTGCATGGTTTTCAGCTCTgcttacaaatatatatatatatatatatatatatatatatatatatatatatatatatatatatatattcatcaaGGGTGATATATATCTTGATGAACTCAGACTGTGTCCTGACATATATTCTTTGTCACTAAATATACCTTTGAGGTAAATGCTTCTGTTTTCCACCTCTCTACtgggtacataatatatattcTTCTTAATGGCACAATGACGCATActcttttaaattattatgtgAATATTCAAAGGGCAAATTACgaattaatgattttattttcagttggCTGCTAAATTTTCTCCCAAAATTGTTTCCTGTGATTATCACAAatcaattttattataattaaatattcTTTATTCACTTAAAAATTATCTAGCAAAAAATTTCTTCAATGTTTAATGTGGTTTTCTAAACCGTTTTATCTCAATAGTCTTGTATACATGCAATTTATTGCAAAATTCATGATAAACTAAGCACAAGATTTGATGAGattctattttatatttaaaattttggtaCTTTGGTATAAAATCTATGCAATCAGAATTCATATTTTTTACATCTATCAAATTCTTTGAAACTGTATGCAAACCAAAAGATATATTAATAACAGTTATCTACAAATAGTACTTACCCTGCAgtttataaagtatttaaataagAACAAATGCCTATAGTTACTTATAATTTCTActgaatttctttctcagcataaAAGAAGAGTCTGAAGGTTTTCAGCagacacactggcacacacaccatcatgagagagacagagagacagaaagaggaatgTTAAGTGATTTAAGGAAGTTTGTTTTAGCAGTTTGTGTACATAACTTGCCTGCAGTAGCTGTGGCATTTGTTGGTGGTGCAACAGACTAAGCCATAGCTAGCCGAGCAGTCTACCTCCAAGCAATTTCCTCAACTACCGTATGCAAGTTGTGTACACAAATTGGTAAAACAAACTTCCTCAAATCATTTAacattcttctctctgtctctctgtctctgtctctcatgtcTGTTTGTGTGCAGGTGTGATAGCTGAAAACTCTCAGACTCTCATTTTttatgctgagaaagaaattcagTAGAAATTTCAAGAAactacatgtatttttttcttatttaaatactTTATGAATATTAGCTGTTATGACCTTTGAAACAAAAACTTTTTATGTAGACCTTGTGGTATTTATGAAAACcttcaaaatatgttgtattgtGTTTCACTAatgaattttagaatttaaaattaatataaaaataaaagtagatacaGACTCTTGCGCATCTATTGAGATGAGCAtgtaatttttgtctttaagtccatttatgtgataattttattataatttaaaaaattaaatactatatatgtgtatatatacagcattatgtatatatgtattatacacacacacacacacacacacacatatatatatatatatataattgcctTAATTTTGAAGAGTTTCTTATGAAAAATTCTGTAGAACCAAATGACAACATGCAATAATTCTATAACATTTTCAGATTCACTTCTGATAGATCTTAACACTCTGCCACTGGGAGCTCTTTTGATCTATAGGTGTCACGCCCATGTCAATGATCATCAttcaacattttaattttctattgcaGATAGAAGGAATTTCATGATATATGTTCCCCAGATGTCATATCATTGAAACATTTAAACATATGCTTAACAGAAAGTAATAATGTAATATACCTCAGCACATACTATGTTGATGTTGATAACTGTGATCCTTAATGTATTAGTCTTTCATATTAAAAAGGATTGTATATGCTGTTTGCTCTGGATGATATATCATCCAATAACAGAAGAGTAGGGTAAAGTCAAGCTGAAGTAATGTTTGAAActtaaccaaaaataaataactcaattttttaattactttttgcAATTTTATCTAAATGCTGATATTAAAAATATAGGAACACAATTTTTTGTCAGTCAAATATGACTATGTTGTTTGGAATTTTGTAAATTATAGTTCTTACCTTGATTTATTGACATATAATagtaaaatgataaagaaatttctttttctaagcTCAAGAGTTATTCCTTATTAGAAAGAGAGGTCAAACACCTTCTGAAATATATTCTCTTGTCATAACACAGTATTCTACTTAACCAGGAATGTTCTCTACCCTTGGGACAACTCCTTTCCCATGGTAATTTCTAACTGAAGAGAACTCTTTTTTCTTATGACTCATGAATCTAGCATAACAAGAACCACAAATtaaattaacatatatatatatatatatatatatatatatatatgtaccatcagtatttgtttttgttattattaagaaatattagAATTGAAAGTATCTGAAATTGATAACTACACTTTTTGCAGTACTGAAGATTGAAACTAAGGCTTCCCAATGGAAAGGAAACACTCAGCCACTGAATCAGTTTTTCAGCAAAGATATTTATTGAGTTAAAGGACCACTAAAAGACAAAATTCTTGCTGTGATCAACCTGCCTATGTATTCATAGTGCTGAATGAAGTCAGTGGTTTCTGACAAATCCTACGTGTAACTGCATTTTATATATGGTAAGACATTTTAACTTATCTAAAAGTGAGTACTGTCTTAGagtaattaaaatatactttttgaCACAACAAATCCAACAACATTTTGACatcttttttaaacttatttttaattttacatatcagctacagattcccctgtcttccctcctccagcaccccccctgccctccccccagctcacccccattcccatctcctccagggcaaggactcccctggggattcagctcagcctagtagattcaatcgaggcaggtccagtcccatcCTCCTTttgcccaggctgagcaaagtaggatttgctgaaggaggcagaggcaggaggatcacgagtttgaggccagcctgggctagacatTTTGACATCCTAaacatttctttcattaaaaaatatattgccAAGGATGGGCATATTTTATTTCAACtgagtaaattaataaattaattaataaataaattaattaattaatacaacTCTGTCCATGCTTATTTATGAACTATTTGAACCAAAATGGACACGTTTTATCTCAACcgactaaagaaagaaagaaaaagaaagaaagaaagaaagaaagaaagaaagaaagaaagaaagaaagaaagaaagaaagaaaagaaatacatacagCTGTCCATGTTCCTTTATGAACTATTTGAACAAGGAAAGGTATGTAGAACTTCAAGTAGCAATAACTCATCAAAAACTAATCACAACTCTGCAGCAACTGGGAGGACAGAGTTCTAAATTTATGTCTAGCTGGACTAGCATTGATGGGCTGGGATTCTCAGTTCAACACCACTTACACTCAGATGTCACAATCCAGAGGTCCTCCCAGTCACTGACTGAGTACCCCATCAATGATTTCCCTTTTTAACTACTAATTCATAATGGCAATTTTGATAAAATCCACAAAGACCCCATAtaaacacatatgaactcacattcacaaaataaaaggaagaaaatattagatgaCTGTGAGAATCTGTAATTAATTTACAGAAATGTTAAGATTATGATTAGGGAACTTATGATTAAGAACCATGAATTGTCATCCAGCCTACATGTTGACATCCTTCCCCATAATGGAAGACTATGTATTAATTTGACAATTTTGAATGATACAATTTGCATTAATGTGGTTAAATCCTGGATATTATGAACATACTGATATAACTCTaaatcacttttttcttttacatttatattacttCCTATTGGTATTAAGCATCTTAGACatgtgtttttctgtttattaactTAGTAAAgctttgattttatttgtgtcttttaTACAAAGATAAACAGCAATTAAGACATTGGCtttagaaattcattttttattttaaataaacttaaaGGAAAAGTCACTTCCAA
This genomic interval carries:
- the LOC131908266 gene encoding olfactory receptor 10AG1-like, with the translated sequence MKHTDIKEEDNTSAETQFLLLGFSDLPNLQGFLFGMFSIMYLIILIGNGFIILITRIDPALHKPMYFFLSNFSFLEICYVSVTLPRILYSIWTQDRSISLLACATQMCFFLMLAATESILLAVMSYDRYVAICNPLHYPLVMNPAKCTKLAVGSWLGGMPFQLGQTCQIFSLHFCNSNQIDHFFCDIPPVLKLACGDTSVNELYVYVVAILLAAIPFLLILTSYSKIIATILRLPTAEGRAKAFSTCSSHLVVVVLFFGSASITYLMPKSTHSAVSDKLLSLFYTILTPMFNPMIYSLRNKDVIVALRRLLLRT